A window of Pseudomonadota bacterium genomic DNA:
GGGGGTGGAGCTGTACCGCAACGCCGCCAAGGATGCGGAGGCCGTGGCCAAGTTCTCCCGCGGCACGCCCGATGACTGGATCGAGCGCAACCTCTACGCCCGCTGGCGCTTCGCCGGGCCCACCTGCATGGCGCTGATCGACCTGGCGCTGTTCGGCGTCGCCGGGATCACGGTGTTCGGCCTGCAGATGCTCATGATCCCCTTCTTCGCTGCGGGTGTGATCAACGGCGTCGGCCACCACACCGGCTACCGCAACTTCGAGTGTGAGGATGCGTCCACCAACATCACGCCATGGGGTTTGTGGATCGGCGGCGAGGAGCTGCACAACAACCACCACGCCTTCCCGAGCTCGGCGCGCTTCTCGGTGCGCAAGTGGGAGTTCGACATCGGTTGGCTGTGGATCCAGATGCTGTCCGCCGTGGGGCTGGCGAAGGTGCGTCGGGTCTTTCCCAAGCCGGTCATCGCGGCGATGGATGAGCCCGCCGTGGACCTCGAGACTATGCGCGCCATCATCACCAACCGCATGCACGTGCTGCGCGACTACGGCAAGCGCGTGACCCTGCCCGTCCTCGCGACGGAGGCGAAGCAAGCGGAGGACGCCCGCTGGCGTCAGCTTCTGCGTCGCGCTCGTAAGCTCATGATCCGCAGCCCTCAGCTGCTGGACGATCCCTCTCGGCGCGAGTTGGGCGATGTGCTGGCCAACAGCGAGCAGCTGCAAAAGGTGCACGAATTCCGCGAGCGTCTGCGTCAGATGTGGAGCGGTGTGCATTCCCACGAGCGCCTCGTGGACATGATGCGCGAGTGGTGCGCAGAGGCCGAGGCGAGTGGCATCCGTGCCCTCGAGGAGTTCTCAGCGCGCCTGCGTCGCTATCGCATGCAGACTGCCTGAACCGCTTACCGGGCTCCCCGGCGCCGGGGAGCTTCGCGACCGACCAAAAAGAAAGGCCGCTCCAGATGTTCTGGAGCGGCCTTTCTCGTTTGGGGCAACGCCTGACCGCCACTGAGGGCGGCCGGGAGGCCTTACTTGATCTTCGCTTCCTTGTACATCACGTACTGGCGGATGCGCGGGTCGAACTTGCGCACTTCCATCTTCTCCGGATGCAGGCGCTTGTTCTTGGTGGTGGTGTAGAAGTGCCCGGTGCCGGCGCTGGACACGAGGCGGATCTTGTCGCGGGCAGAGTTGGCCATGGCTCGCTACTCCGTCAGATCTTGTGGCCGGCAGCGCGCAGGTCCTTGAGGACCGCTTCGATGCCGCGCTTGTCGATGATGCGCATGCCATGGGTGGACACGCGCAGCTTCACGAAGCGCTTTTCGCTCTCCACCCAGAAACGGTGGTCGTGAAGGTTCGGCAGAAACCGACGGCGGGTCCTGTTGTTGGCGTGCGATACGTTGTTACCGGTCGCCGGACCCTTGCCCGTGACCATGCATACCCTAGACATGGCGTCTTTACCTTTGGAATTCGTGGTTCCCTGGCGCAGGGGCCGGGGATCGAGAACCGCGCATACTAGCGGGGGCGGCGCCGTTCGGCAATAGGCGCGGGTCTCGCGGGGCGCAACGGCCTGCGCCGGGCGCCCCTGGTGCGGTCCTAGTCGCAGTCTCGAATGTCGATGCTGCCGCTCATGGTGTTCACAGACACCCGCACGCTGCCATCGCCTTCGCGAAATCTCAGTCGGGAGCCGGGGCCCCAGCCCTCTTCCTTGGGGCGCTGGCGCGTGACCCGGTCCACGATATCGCCGGAGAACGACTCCAGGTCGAATTCGACATTTTCCCGCTTGCACAGGTGCAGGGTCACCTCGCCGGAGACGGATCCAGCCCGCAGGCGAGCCTGCTTGCGCAGATGCCCGCGCAGGGTGATCTCGCCGGAGACGCTTTCGAGCTTCGCCTCGTCCAGCACGTCACTGCGCACGCGGGCATCGCCCGAGATGGTGCTGACGCGCACCTCGCCGTTGACGTCGTCCACCTCCGCATCGCCGCTCACGGCGTTGACGTAGAAGCGGCCCTCGGCGCCGTTGCCGTCGAACTCGATGTCGCCGGAGACCGTCTCCAACTGCACGTCCTGGCTGGTGCCGTCGACTTCGATGTCGCCGCTCACGCTCTGCACGCGCTGGTCACCGCGGTGGCCGTCCACGGACACGTCGGCGCTGACGCTGGAGATCTCCAGGCGAATGTTCTCGGGCACGTCGATGGTGAGGTCCGCATCGCGGCTGTCGCTGCGGCCGTACCAGCGCTTGTCGGCCTCGACGCGGATCTCCCCATGGTCATCGTCGTGTTGGACGATGAGCGACTCGGGATCGCCCTCGAGCTCCGCCACCAGGCGTACCTCGCTGCGCGACCAGGCGCGCACGTCGATCTTGCCCTGCACGTTGATGATCTTGAGGCTACCGCCGTCGGCGAGGGCAAACTCACGTTCCACCGTGGTGTCGGCCATCGCGGGCGTGATGGCTGCGCTCACCAGCGAGGCGCACAACAACGCCTGCATCAGCGACCGGAAGCAATACGTCTGGCTCATATCTCGATGACCTGCTGAGCGGTTTGGGCGAGGCGCTGCACCGACTTCAGCAAGCTCAGTTCCTGCTGGCTGGTGGTGACGAGTAGCTGCTGTAAGGAGGCGTTGTCCGGGTCTTCGGCCAAGGCCAGCTCGATGGTGGTGAGCGCGGCGCGGATCTCGAGGAGAGTGCCCGCCACCACGCGACGCGACGCGGGATCGAGGCGTTCCAGGCTGGCCTCGAGGATCGCCATCAGTTCGCCCCGGGCCATCGTGTAGTCGACCGGTAGCACGTTGGCGGCGATTGGGGTGAACTCATCGGTCGGCGCGGGCAGCTGGGCGACCAGCGCGTCCCGCATGCCGGTTGGTGCGTAGTGGGCACGGGTGGCGACGAAGGTGGTCAGGCTGGCCGTGGCCACCAGAAGCACCGTGGCGGCGAGGCCCCAGAGGTGACCGTTGCCGGTGGCTCTGGCCGCGACCGTCTCGGACGCACGCGCCTCGGCGCCGAGCTCGTCGCGCGGCGTCAGGCGCTTCTCGATATGTGGCCAGAGGTCGTTCGGCGGTGTGATCTGCCGGGGCAGCTCGCGAATGGCCTGGTCGAGTTCTTGGTCGTTCATCTCTCGTCTCTCCTTCAACGCACGAGACGCTGCTTGAGCAGCTGGCGCGCGCGATGCAGCTGCGCCTTGCTGGTACCCGCGGCGACCCCCAGGGCGTCGCCGGCCTCCTCGTGCGTGAAACCATGCAGGGATACCAGCACAAATACCTTACGCGCCTGTTCCGGAAGCTCGGCTATCGCCTGCTCCAGATCGAGCTGGGCCGCGTCGTCCGGCGTGGGCGCGGCCACGCGATCCAAGGGGTCGATGATCTCGCCGTCTTCGTCGCTGTGCGCGCTGACCAGCTTGAGGTGGGCGTTACGACGCTTCCACTTGCGCTTGAGGCCGAGGGCCTGGTTGACGGCGATT
This region includes:
- a CDS encoding fatty acid desaturase, producing the protein MDYLDGLLNLKFWGVTILTLIFLQMTIASVTLYLHRDQAHRGVDLHPIVRHVMRFWLWLSTGMVTAEWVGVHRKHHAHCETEDDPHSPQVHGLKKVVFEGVELYRNAAKDAEAVAKFSRGTPDDWIERNLYARWRFAGPTCMALIDLALFGVAGITVFGLQMLMIPFFAAGVINGVGHHTGYRNFECEDASTNITPWGLWIGGEELHNNHHAFPSSARFSVRKWEFDIGWLWIQMLSAVGLAKVRRVFPKPVIAAMDEPAVDLETMRAIITNRMHVLRDYGKRVTLPVLATEAKQAEDARWRQLLRRARKLMIRSPQLLDDPSRRELGDVLANSEQLQKVHEFRERLRQMWSGVHSHERLVDMMREWCAEAEASGIRALEEFSARLRRYRMQTA
- a CDS encoding DUF4097 family beta strand repeat-containing protein, which codes for MSQTYCFRSLMQALLCASLVSAAITPAMADTTVEREFALADGGSLKIINVQGKIDVRAWSRSEVRLVAELEGDPESLIVQHDDDHGEIRVEADKRWYGRSDSRDADLTIDVPENIRLEISSVSADVSVDGHRGDQRVQSVSGDIEVDGTSQDVQLETVSGDIEFDGNGAEGRFYVNAVSGDAEVDDVNGEVRVSTISGDARVRSDVLDEAKLESVSGEITLRGHLRKQARLRAGSVSGEVTLHLCKRENVEFDLESFSGDIVDRVTRQRPKEEGWGPGSRLRFREGDGSVRVSVNTMSGSIDIRDCD
- the rpmG gene encoding 50S ribosomal protein L33; its protein translation is MANSARDKIRLVSSAGTGHFYTTTKNKRLHPEKMEVRKFDPRIRQYVMYKEAKIK
- a CDS encoding sigma-70 family RNA polymerase sigma factor, yielding MTATVIDIRANQSEDERSDEQLVSLARTGDTRAFETLYRRHNARLYAVCLRLTADTAAAEDCVQEAFVNAWNALGNFAGDSRFSTWLHRIAVNQALGLKRKWKRRNAHLKLVSAHSDEDGEIIDPLDRVAAPTPDDAAQLDLEQAIAELPEQARKVFVLVSLHGFTHEEAGDALGVAAGTSKAQLHRARQLLKQRLVR
- the rpmB gene encoding 50S ribosomal protein L28 is translated as MSRVCMVTGKGPATGNNVSHANNRTRRRFLPNLHDHRFWVESEKRFVKLRVSTHGMRIIDKRGIEAVLKDLRAAGHKI